A region of Moorena producens PAL-8-15-08-1 DNA encodes the following proteins:
- a CDS encoding single-stranded DNA-binding protein, which yields MSLNVVHLVGRAGTDPDVKYFESGGVLCKLALAVRRRTRNSDQPDWFNLEIWGKTAEVAANYVRKGSLIGVKGSLKIDTWSDRTTGADRSQPVIRVERLDLLGSKRDSDPSAVSSYDNTEF from the coding sequence TGCAGGTACAGACCCAGATGTTAAGTATTTTGAGTCTGGGGGTGTATTGTGTAAACTGGCCTTGGCAGTGAGACGACGGACACGCAATAGTGATCAGCCTGACTGGTTCAACTTAGAGATTTGGGGGAAGACGGCGGAAGTAGCTGCTAATTATGTGCGTAAAGGTAGCTTAATTGGTGTAAAAGGGTCTTTGAAGATTGACACTTGGAGCGATCGCACCACCGGAGCTGATCGCTCACAACCTGTGATCCGAGTAGAGCGCCTTGATTTACTTGGCTCTAAGCGTGATAGTGACCCCAGCGCTGTCAGCAGCTATGATAACACCGAATTTTGA